TGATCAGCCCTGCGGCTGCGCCAGCAGCTGCTCGCCGCGCGCCGGGTAGGCGTTCTTGATGACAAAGTCCAGCGCCTGCACCATCTCGGCGAAGTTGGGACGCACGAAGGGCATCGATTGCACCGAGAGGTAGTAGACCGTGTTGTCGGGCCTGACCAGGAACAGGCCGGGCTCGGAGAACAGCGCCGGCTCGTCGATGCCGATGGAGGTCTTGCCCCGGCTCGCCGAGATGTACAGCCCCCACTTCCTGGCGTCCGCGAGCGACAGGCCATAACCGATGCGCAGCTTCGCCGCGCCGATCTTGTCGGCCATCGCGCGGGCGCGTCCCTCACCGTCGGAACTGATCGCGATGGTGCCCACGCCGCGCTCGGCGAAGGCCGGCGTCAGCCGCTCGAGCTCCTTCAGGTAGCTGGCGCAGATCGGGCAGTGCAGCCCGCGGTAGAAGCACACCAGCGTCATGCGCTCGGGCTTCTCGTCGAGCAGCCGGAACCGGCCGGCGCCGAGGGTGTCGACACTCAGGTCCGGGGCTTGTTGGCGCGGAATCAGCATGGGGGTGCTCCTTGGAAAAAAGGGAGGGGTTGCAAACAAGGCCCAAAGATCTCATGCTCAGCGCCAT
This genomic window from Variovorax sp. V93 contains:
- a CDS encoding peroxiredoxin-like family protein, encoding MLIPRQQAPDLSVDTLGAGRFRLLDEKPERMTLVCFYRGLHCPICASYLKELERLTPAFAERGVGTIAISSDGEGRARAMADKIGAAKLRIGYGLSLADARKWGLYISASRGKTSIGIDEPALFSEPGLFLVRPDNTVYYLSVQSMPFVRPNFAEMVQALDFVIKNAYPARGEQLLAQPQG